One Cottoperca gobio unplaced genomic scaffold, fCotGob3.1 fCotGob3_124arrow_ctg1, whole genome shotgun sequence DNA window includes the following coding sequences:
- the LOC115004527 gene encoding LOW QUALITY PROTEIN: Ig-like V-type domain-containing protein FAM187A (The sequence of the model RefSeq protein was modified relative to this genomic sequence to represent the inferred CDS: deleted 1 base in 1 codon) has translation MPPPSPSPILLLLLFLTLCPELRSYEAPEDKQDVFARRACPAFLTFTNAAYLAGVTVELPCHCKPQQIKSVVWFFRKHLGGSKETRVLTDHHGNRLLDPSSVPHSGDLRSRFSIRLFSLLIFRAGPDDSGIYICGSVHKDFFYGYDLDIQEARTLSFTPRLILETMSKTGKEGKGLLYRVFTSFRQWTVCDRCGRPGEQVRVGLCYIHSHYLHIRYRRVNQTVASCGSGAVPTVFGQLKQRGVGAKLEVKSCQVTCQTQSPTSTTIHALMAFLGYNSASLPVFYLNHPADRVLTLGCPAARPNMAVAWDQGSEPIYRSEHSAGRNLSTTRPRLLIDTGHHLVFKPAKTQDSGVYYCWLQGHRAAEIRLLVYAHLGPGQSVTSHPDFPTALNTVLRSYAIMTAVFCLILFGRAGVRHLTDTGETHVD, from the exons ATGCCTCCACCATCCCCCtctcccatcctcctcctcctcctcttcctcaccctgTGTCCTGAGCTGAGGAGCTATGAGGCTCCTGAAGATAAGCAGGATGTGTTTGCTAGAAGAGCCTGTCCCGCCTTCCTGACCTTCACCAACGCTGCCTACCTGGCTGGAGTCACTGTGGAGCTTCCCTGCCACTGCAAACCCCAACAG ATCAAATCAGTCGTGTGGTTCTTTAGGAAACATCTGGGCGGCTCCAAGGAGACCAGAGTCCTGACtgatcaccatggcaacaggctGCTGGACCCCAGTAGTGTTCCTCATAGCGGAGATCTGCGGAGTCGATTCTCTATCCGTCTCTTCAGCCTGCTGATCTTCAGAGCG GGGCCCGACGATTCCGGCATATACATCTGCGGCTCTGTCCACAAAGACTTCTTCTACGGTTACGACCTGGACATCCAGGAGGCACGCACGCTCAGCTTTACTCCGAG GCTCATTCTGGAAACTATGAGCAAGACagggaaagaaggaaaaggacTGCTGTACCGGGTCTTTACCAGCTTCCGGCAGTGGACAGTCTGCGATCGCTGTGGAAGACCTGGAGAGCAGGTTCGTGTGGGACTCTGCTACATCCACTCCCACTACCTGCATATACGCTACAGAAGGGTCAATCAGACGGTCGCTTCATGCGGCTCGGGGGCGGTGCCCACGGTGTTCGGACAACTAAAGCAGCGCGGAGTTGGAGCCAAGCTAGAGGTCAAAAGCTGTCAAGTCACTTGTCAAACTCAATCTCCGACTTCCACCACAATCCACGCTCTGATGGCATTTCTTGGCTACAA CTCTGCCTCCCTGCCAGTGTTCTACCTGAACCACCCTGCGGACCGTGTCCTGACCCTTGGCTGTCCCGCGGCGCGACCTAACATGGCCGTGGCCTGGGACCAAGGATCTGAACCCATCTACCGATCTGAACACTCGGCAGGTCGTAACCTCAGCACCACACGCCCCAGGCTGCTGATAGACACCGGACACCACTTGGTGTTCAAACCTGCAAAAACTCAGGACTCAG GTGTCTACTACTGCTGGCTGCAGGGTCACCGAGCCGCTGAGATACGTCTGCTGGTCTACGCTCATTTGGGGCCGGGACAGTCAGTGACATCACATCCGGACTTCCCCACAGCTCTCAATACTGTGTTGAGATCATATGCTATCATGACAGCTGTGTTTTGCCTGATACTGTTCGGCAGAGCTGGAGTCAGACACCTCACAGACACTGGAGAAACACACGTGGATTAA